A region of Lycium barbarum isolate Lr01 chromosome 1, ASM1917538v2, whole genome shotgun sequence DNA encodes the following proteins:
- the LOC132605308 gene encoding probable serine/threonine-protein kinase PBL7 codes for MGCFPCSGDGDTSVKKPEKKIFQTNNHQYKRVDKSQPKQDTPVASQFKYVKNEEAKIANQSTSRKDGGYSNIPQNEEAILSKRSTSRKDGGHSNIPPADGKTGGAKAQRFKFDQLIAATEDFKEDYFLGEGGFGKVYKGHLEDTGEIVAIKQLDPNGCQGVREFIVEVQTLSKADHPNLVKLIGCCAEGEQRLLVYEYMALGSLEDHLFDAWPNQKPLDWNIRMKIAAGAARGLEYLHDKMKPPIIYRDLKCSNILLNEGFHPKLSDFGLAKVGPSGDKTHVSTRVMGTYGYCAPDYAMTGQLTFKSDIYSFGVVLLEIITGRRAIDYTKSAAEQNLVAWARPLFKDRKKFYKMADPALDGHYPIRSLYQALAIAAMCVQEQPNMRPPIVDIVTALNYLASLKYDPEIEPPIRKSSKSSSQKSRKDEEETW; via the exons ATGGGCTGTTTTCCTTGTTCTGGAGATGGAGATACATCAGTGAAGAAACCTGAGAAAAAGATATTTCAAACAAATAATCATCAATACAAAAGGGTTGATAAGTCACAGCCTAAACAAG ATACACCAGTGGCTAGTCAATTTAAATATGTGAAGAATGAAGAGGCTAAAATTGCAAACCAATCTACGTCTAGGAAAGATGGAGGTTATAGTAACATCCCTCAGAATGAAGAGGCTATACTTTCAAAGCGATCTACGTCTAGGAAAGATGGGGGTCATAGTAACATCCCTCCTGCAGATGGAAAAACAGGTGGCGCTAAGGCACAGAGGTTTAAATTCGATCAATTAATAGCTGCAACAGAAGATTTCAAGGAAGATTACTTCTTGGGAGAAGGAGGTTTTGGCAAAGTATATAAAGGTCATTTGGAGGATACTGGTGAG ATCGTTGCAATCAAACAACTCGATCCCAATGGATGTCAAGGAGTTAGGGAATTTATTGTTGAAGTACAGACACTAAGTAAGGCTGATCACCCTAATCTTGTTAAACTAATTGGTTGTTGTGCTGAGGGAGAACAGAGGCTGTTGGTCTACGAGTACATGGCTCTTGGTTCATTGGAAGACCATTTGTTTG ATGCCTGGCCAAATCAAAAACCTCTTGATTGGAACATTAGAATGAAGATAGCTGCAGGTGCTGCAAGAGGCCTGGAATATTTACATGACAAGATGAAACCTCCTATTATTTATCGCGATCTGAAATGCTCCAATATTCTGCTTAATGAGGGCTTCCACCCAAAGTTATCTGATTTTGGCTTGGCTAAAGTGGGTCCTAGCGGAGACAAGACTCATGTTTCCACCAGAGTGATGGGCACATATGGATACTGTGCACCAGATTATGCTATGACTGGCCAACTAACGTTCAAATCAGATATCTACAGCTTTGGAGTTGTTCTTCTGGAGATAATCACAGGCAGGAGAGCGATTGACTATACAAAATCTGCCGCTGAGCAAAACCTGGTTGCATGG GCAAGACCATTATTCAAAGACAGGAAGAAATTCTACAAGATGGCAGATCCAGCACTTGATGGTCACTATCCAATTAGGAGCTTATACCAAGCTCTTGCAATTGCTGCAATGTGTGTCCAGGAGCAACCTAATATGCGCCCTCCAATTGTTGATATCGTCACTGCTTTGAACTACCTTGCCTCCTTAAAGTATGACCCTGAAATCGAGCCTCCTATCCGGAAGTCATCCAAAAGTTCTTCTCAGAAATCTAGAAAAGATGAAGAAGAAACCTGGTGA